Proteins from a genomic interval of Nostoc sp. TCL240-02:
- a CDS encoding cytochrome P450, which produces MKLPNGPQSPAVLQMLRWITSPMSFMETCAERYGDMFTVRLESKSPPLIFVSNPEVLQQILTNDTKALEAPGDTNLVFESLLGKRSVITISGAEHQRQRQLLLPPFHGERMRSYSQIISDITEKVISQYQIGQPFNIRSIAQAITLRVIMQAVFGLDEGPRAEKLQHFLGEMLEKGSSVLSVALLYFPALQRDFGPINFWGRQMRRQQAADKLIYEEIRERREQPDPSRTDILSLLMAAKDEAGQPMTDEELHDELMTLLIAGHETTATAIAWAFYWIHKIPSVRQKLLQELDSLGDNPDPSAIFKLPYLNAVCSETLRIYPVAMLTFARVVRTPIYLGGYELEQGINVIGSIYLTHHREDLYPEPKQFKPERFLERQFSPYEYLPFGGGARRCIGLAFAQFEMKLALAKILSSRELELVGNGEVRPKRRGLVTGPDRPIEMVVTSQRQVKSSILQTTTV; this is translated from the coding sequence ATGAAATTACCAAATGGCCCGCAAAGTCCAGCAGTTTTACAGATGCTACGCTGGATTACCAGCCCCATGTCATTTATGGAAACTTGTGCCGAAAGATATGGGGACATGTTCACCGTCAGATTAGAAAGTAAATCTCCGCCATTGATATTTGTCAGTAACCCTGAAGTGCTACAGCAGATTTTAACAAACGATACCAAAGCCTTAGAAGCACCTGGTGATACAAATCTGGTGTTTGAATCTTTACTTGGTAAGCGTTCTGTAATTACCATCAGTGGTGCAGAACACCAGCGCCAACGGCAGTTGTTATTGCCACCCTTTCATGGTGAAAGAATGCGAAGCTATAGTCAAATAATTAGTGATATTACCGAGAAAGTAATTAGCCAATACCAGATAGGGCAACCCTTCAATATCCGGTCTATTGCCCAAGCTATTACCCTGCGGGTGATTATGCAAGCTGTGTTTGGGCTAGATGAAGGGCCACGCGCCGAAAAATTACAGCATTTTTTGGGTGAAATGCTAGAAAAAGGAAGTTCTGTGTTGAGTGTCGCTTTGCTTTATTTTCCAGCTTTGCAAAGGGATTTTGGCCCGATTAATTTCTGGGGAAGGCAGATGCGCCGACAGCAGGCAGCTGACAAACTTATATATGAAGAAATTCGGGAACGTCGAGAACAACCAGACCCATCACGTACAGATATCCTCAGCTTACTCATGGCAGCTAAGGATGAAGCAGGTCAACCGATGACCGATGAAGAGTTACACGATGAATTAATGACTCTGTTGATAGCAGGACACGAAACCACAGCAACAGCGATCGCATGGGCATTTTACTGGATTCACAAAATCCCATCAGTACGCCAAAAGTTACTGCAAGAACTAGATAGCCTGGGTGATAACCCTGACCCTAGCGCCATTTTTAAATTACCCTACCTCAATGCTGTTTGTTCCGAAACCTTGCGAATTTATCCCGTAGCAATGCTGACATTTGCCAGAGTAGTCAGAACACCTATATATTTGGGTGGCTACGAACTTGAACAAGGTATAAATGTTATTGGTTCAATTTACTTGACCCACCACCGAGAAGATTTATACCCAGAACCTAAGCAGTTTAAACCAGAACGCTTTTTAGAACGGCAATTTTCTCCTTATGAATACTTGCCCTTTGGAGGTGGTGCAAGGCGCTGTATAGGTTTAGCATTTGCCCAGTTTGAAATGAAGCTAGCACTCGCCAAAATCCTTTCCAGCCGAGAATTAGAACTAGTTGGCAATGGTGAAGTGCGACCTAAACGCCGTGGTTTGGTGACAGGCCCAGATCGTCCGATTGAGATGGTTGTTACGAGTCAACGTCAGGTGAAATCTTCCATCCTACAGACAACCACTGTTTGA
- a CDS encoding phosphoketolase: MTAISPKASSALPDFSEGIQYFGETLPDFETYGATPAIESGKVAIASPTDKAAVYQTLLAADALRYLTLQVTASKASGHPGGFASQAEAYASLVMLGYKNIITEVGHHAPGFYSAMFLDRSLEDMGIFTVQELRDRFREKHGLLGHLSGFIPGILAPAGPLGQGQHFAMAAALLHKDKLFPFTVGDGGLGEPYIVSAIAHFHTAYPAVTNFLPILVWNGYSQEHHSMVSLKTNEQMQAYWQGNGFDEVVLVDAKDFDDKNQPGDYVDSTAFSFDKRLEFTQAVLSGVDKAARSALGGKLTVFIIKQLKGAGVHARGAKSHNLYPKDTLDAPHIISALQTRALSAEAWQLVRTNAERAGGGPAAKTVVTEFEFPLPDLGELPLEEYAVGGEAKVSTTAMGRLVGIVGNKDRNFLVTNADGNEASGIANINQALKIIHPTTDDLYNQAPNGQVYEPLSEDACAGLAAGLALMGARTLWCSYESFAINGLPIWQTVTQSMAELRRQTPSTITLFTAGALEQGRNGWTHQRPEIEAYFASLMRNGNVFPLFPPDANSIQACYDWALKTKNKGIVITASKSPLPIRTTLEQTRQGLRDGAVLLHEIAGDKQVVFAVIGDMTLMPVFEAAAFLETEGIGVKIVSIINPRQLYRSHDTAWDTCSEPEGGFLDDAAFAKLFDGDALIAVTGGAAAMLEPILLRSTAKRDTFAWKRGETTASAGELMAFNGLTAEALTKRAIALVH; this comes from the coding sequence ATGACTGCAATCTCCCCAAAGGCATCTTCAGCGCTTCCCGATTTTTCTGAAGGAATTCAATATTTTGGTGAAACATTACCAGATTTTGAAACTTATGGTGCAACACCTGCTATTGAGTCGGGCAAAGTAGCGATCGCATCTCCCACAGATAAAGCAGCTGTATACCAAACTTTACTGGCTGCCGATGCCTTACGCTACCTGACTTTGCAAGTTACCGCTAGCAAAGCTTCTGGACATCCCGGCGGATTCGCCAGCCAAGCAGAAGCTTACGCATCTCTTGTCATGCTGGGATACAAGAACATTATTACTGAAGTGGGACACCACGCCCCCGGATTTTATAGTGCCATGTTCTTGGATCGTTCGCTAGAGGACATGGGAATTTTTACAGTCCAAGAATTGCGCGATCGCTTCCGAGAAAAGCACGGACTTTTAGGACACCTTTCTGGTTTCATTCCCGGTATTCTCGCACCTGCGGGGCCATTGGGACAAGGGCAACACTTTGCAATGGCGGCTGCACTATTGCACAAAGATAAGTTGTTCCCCTTTACAGTTGGTGATGGTGGATTGGGTGAGCCTTATATTGTCAGTGCGATCGCACATTTCCATACTGCTTATCCTGCTGTCACCAACTTCTTACCGATACTGGTGTGGAACGGTTACAGCCAAGAACATCACAGCATGGTTTCTCTAAAAACCAACGAACAGATGCAAGCATATTGGCAAGGTAACGGTTTTGATGAAGTAGTGTTAGTGGATGCCAAAGATTTCGACGATAAAAACCAGCCAGGGGATTACGTTGATAGTACCGCCTTTTCTTTTGATAAACGCTTAGAATTCACTCAAGCAGTACTTTCGGGTGTAGATAAAGCAGCGCGATCGGCTTTGGGTGGTAAACTTACTGTTTTCATTATTAAACAACTCAAAGGTGCAGGAGTTCACGCGCGGGGGGCAAAATCTCACAACCTTTATCCCAAAGATACGCTGGATGCACCCCATATAATCAGTGCATTGCAAACCCGTGCTTTGTCTGCGGAAGCTTGGCAATTAGTCAGAACAAATGCAGAACGCGCAGGCGGTGGTCCAGCAGCGAAAACTGTAGTTACAGAATTTGAATTTCCATTACCAGATTTAGGCGAATTACCTTTAGAAGAATATGCTGTTGGTGGTGAAGCCAAAGTTTCCACAACTGCAATGGGACGATTGGTAGGAATAGTTGGAAATAAAGATCGAAATTTCCTCGTCACCAACGCCGATGGTAACGAAGCATCAGGAATTGCCAACATCAACCAAGCATTAAAGATTATCCACCCCACAACCGACGACTTATATAATCAAGCACCAAATGGACAAGTTTATGAACCATTGAGTGAAGATGCTTGTGCCGGTTTAGCTGCGGGTTTAGCGTTAATGGGTGCGAGAACTTTGTGGTGTTCTTACGAATCTTTTGCCATCAACGGATTACCAATTTGGCAAACTGTAACCCAGTCAATGGCAGAATTGCGCCGTCAAACTCCCTCGACTATTACTTTATTCACAGCAGGCGCATTAGAGCAAGGGCGCAACGGTTGGACTCACCAACGTCCAGAAATTGAAGCTTACTTTGCTTCGTTGATGCGAAATGGAAATGTTTTCCCATTATTTCCCCCTGATGCTAATAGTATTCAAGCCTGTTATGACTGGGCATTGAAAACTAAGAATAAGGGAATTGTAATTACTGCAAGTAAATCGCCATTACCAATTCGCACAACTTTAGAACAAACTCGTCAAGGGTTACGCGATGGTGCAGTTTTATTACATGAAATCGCTGGTGATAAACAAGTTGTATTTGCTGTAATTGGTGATATGACATTGATGCCAGTATTTGAAGCTGCGGCTTTCTTGGAAACTGAAGGTATTGGTGTCAAGATAGTTTCTATCATCAATCCTCGGCAATTGTACCGTAGTCATGATACTGCATGGGATACCTGTTCTGAACCCGAAGGCGGTTTCTTAGATGATGCAGCATTTGCCAAATTATTTGATGGTGATGCGCTAATTGCGGTGACAGGTGGTGCTGCGGCGATGCTAGAACCAATTTTGTTACGGAGTACAGCCAAGCGCGACACCTTTGCGTGGAAGCGTGGGGAGACTACCGCGAGTGCTGGCGAGTTGATGGCATTTAATGGATTGACTGCTGAAGCGTTGACAAAACGTGCGATCGCGTTAGTGCATTAA
- a CDS encoding IS5 family transposase (programmed frameshift), protein MSRLPAIENPQRKPYPSDLSDAEWLIIKPFLPKPKGFGHPVEVDLREILNAIFYVQRTGCQWEMLPHDLPPYTTVYGYFQKWQRKGIWQKIHDQVRHQLRQDLGRDEHSSVAIADSQSVKTTGKKGEVYGFDGGKKVKGRKRHIVVDSQGLLIGVLVTEANASERLGAVVVLHESAQELSKLEVVWVDQGYSGENFAQAVKQVCGEQVRVEVIERISKTFERLPKRWIVERTFGWLNRFRRLSKDYELYTEISEAMIYGSLIRLMVKRMAA, encoded by the exons ATGAGCCGTCTACCTGCGATTGAAAATCCACAGCGTAAACCCTACCCAAGTGATTTAAGCGATGCCGAATGGTTAATTATCAAGCCCTTTCTACCAAAACCTAAAGGGTTTGGGCATCCTGTAGAAGTAGATTTACGAGAAATTTTGAATGCTATTTTCTATGTGCAACGTACCGGGTGTCAGTGGGAAATGCTACCCCATGATCTTCCACCTTACACAACAGTATACGGCTACTTTCAGAAATGGCAGCGCAAAGGAATATGGCAGAAAATTCACGACCAAGTGCGCCATCAACTGCGACAAGATTTGGGCAGAGACGAACACTCTAGCGTTGCGATCGCCGATTCTCAGTCAGTGAAGACAACGG GAAAAAAAGGGGAAGTCTACGGTTTCGATGGTGGTAAGAAAGTTAAAGGCCGTAAGCGACATATAGTTGTGGATTCTCAAGGTTTGTTGATTGGCGTTTTAGTGACTGAAGCTAATGCGTCGGAACGTTTGGGGGCTGTGGTTGTACTCCATGAATCGGCTCAGGAATTGTCTAAATTGGAAGTTGTTTGGGTAGATCAAGGCTATTCTGGTGAAAACTTTGCTCAAGCTGTCAAGCAAGTTTGCGGAGAACAGGTTCGTGTTGAGGTGATTGAGAGAATATCGAAAACATTTGAACGATTACCCAAGCGGTGGATTGTGGAAAGGACATTCGGCTGGCTCAATCGATTTCGGCGTTTGAGCAAGGATTATGAGTTGTACACAGAGATCAGTGAAGCCATGATTTACGGCTCATTGATTCGTCTGATGGTAAAACGAATGGCAGCTTAA
- a CDS encoding ABC-three component system middle component 6, whose translation MILPTKHISTSHSLLGVGATILEQLYQPRTVSSLWSAVATMPEVATFERFVLTLDLLYAIGAIEMNAGLLHRCH comes from the coding sequence ATGATTCTTCCTACAAAACATATTTCTACCAGTCACTCTCTATTGGGGGTAGGTGCTACAATACTAGAACAATTGTACCAACCAAGAACAGTTTCATCACTTTGGAGTGCTGTTGCTACTATGCCAGAAGTTGCCACATTTGAACGTTTTGTTTTAACTCTTGATCTCCTATACGCTATAGGAGCAATTGAGATGAATGCAGGATTACTTCATAGGTGTCACTGA
- a CDS encoding ABC-three component system protein, with product MIHAVRCNRASFKTVEFRPGFNVVLADRTEDSGRRDSRNGLGKSTLIEIIHFCLGGTIPTAKGLGSRTLRGWAFSLELTLANQIITVTRNTDDRSQVVIDGNTANWPIQPREQEDQKVLSLEDWKTVLGNLTFGLSIDNEAKKYKPTFRGLISYFIRRGRDAFSTPFEHHPKQPGWDKQVNNAFLLGLAWEEARNLQLLKDKQKLIADIKKLKKDTEAGVAIGIFGSLGELEALKVQIEAQLRERKETLNNFRVAPQYHELEATVNRLTSQIHEATNKNIIEQKLLEFYQSSLDSEDEPRPEDVVRIYENAGIELPGLVIRRLEEVETFHSRLIQNRRDFLASEIKRLRREIGSRKSFIREKTEDRAELLEVLKTHGALEEYTMLQEIYLDNVAHLNEINKRIEELKQFEEEKSTLKIEKEQLLQRARRDYGERNEQAERAINLFSINSRFLYDVPGTLVIDVGSNGFSFRVEIRRDGSEGIDKMKIFCYDLMLAQLWSERDPSPRILIHDSTIFDGVDERQVSLALQLADRESRRLGFQYICTLNSDMVPSSEFPLDFNFDSFVRLRLTDENEEGGLLGISF from the coding sequence ATGATTCATGCTGTTCGTTGTAATCGTGCATCATTCAAAACGGTAGAGTTTAGACCTGGCTTTAACGTAGTTTTAGCAGATCGCACAGAAGACTCTGGCAGAAGAGATTCTCGTAATGGATTGGGTAAATCTACTCTCATTGAAATAATTCACTTTTGTCTTGGAGGCACTATTCCAACTGCCAAAGGGCTTGGTTCTAGAACTCTTCGTGGTTGGGCTTTTAGTTTAGAGCTTACACTTGCAAATCAAATTATCACTGTTACAAGAAATACTGACGATAGGTCTCAGGTAGTAATTGATGGAAATACTGCTAACTGGCCTATTCAGCCAAGAGAACAAGAAGATCAAAAAGTTCTCAGTTTGGAAGACTGGAAGACTGTTTTGGGAAATCTAACATTTGGATTAAGCATTGATAATGAAGCTAAGAAATATAAACCTACTTTTAGAGGACTAATTTCTTATTTTATCCGTCGTGGAAGAGACGCATTTTCTACACCATTCGAGCATCATCCAAAGCAACCTGGATGGGATAAGCAAGTTAATAATGCTTTTTTATTAGGTCTTGCTTGGGAAGAGGCAAGAAACCTACAACTTTTAAAGGATAAACAAAAATTAATAGCAGATATTAAAAAACTTAAAAAAGATACAGAAGCTGGAGTTGCAATTGGAATTTTTGGTTCTCTAGGAGAATTGGAAGCTTTAAAAGTGCAGATAGAAGCACAACTACGTGAAAGAAAAGAAACTCTTAACAATTTTCGGGTAGCCCCCCAATATCATGAATTAGAAGCAACGGTTAACCGTTTAACCTCACAAATTCACGAAGCAACGAATAAAAATATTATTGAACAGAAATTACTAGAGTTTTATCAGTCCAGTCTTGACTCAGAGGATGAACCAAGACCGGAAGACGTTGTTCGTATCTATGAAAATGCTGGTATTGAATTACCAGGTTTAGTAATTAGAAGACTGGAAGAAGTAGAAACATTTCATAGCCGACTTATACAGAATCGTCGGGATTTTCTAGCAAGTGAAATTAAACGTCTTAGGAGGGAAATAGGTTCTAGAAAAAGTTTTATTAGGGAAAAAACCGAAGATCGTGCTGAACTTTTGGAAGTCTTAAAGACGCATGGGGCTTTAGAAGAATACACAATGCTACAAGAAATTTATCTTGACAATGTAGCTCATCTTAATGAGATTAATAAACGCATCGAAGAATTAAAACAATTTGAGGAGGAAAAAAGTACCTTAAAAATTGAAAAAGAACAGTTACTACAACGCGCACGCCGCGACTATGGAGAACGAAATGAGCAAGCAGAACGTGCTATTAATTTATTCAGTATTAACTCTCGATTCCTTTACGACGTTCCAGGAACACTTGTTATTGATGTAGGAAGCAATGGTTTTAGTTTTCGAGTAGAAATTAGACGTGATGGTAGTGAAGGGATCGATAAGATGAAGATATTCTGTTATGACTTAATGTTGGCGCAACTTTGGTCAGAGCGTGATCCCTCACCACGTATATTAATTCATGACAGCACAATTTTTGATGGTGTAGATGAGAGACAGGTATCCCTTGCTCTACAATTAGCTGATAGAGAGTCAAGAAGGCTTGGCTTTCAGTATATCTGTACATTGAATTCAGATATGGTTCCAAGTTCAGAGTTCCCACTTGATTTTAATTTTGATTCTTTTGTGAGACTAAGACTTACAGATGAGAATGAGGAGGGAGGATTACTAGGCATTAGTTTTTAG
- a CDS encoding CopG family transcriptional regulator: MTDTQKMVRLNLDLSPELNQILDELANKIGTSKGDVLRQAIMLMQIMVIAKEETKKLGVPEANQLIVNEIILSSEPQPKPHPLDTFMERLGPWEDERTAEEIVKDIYDSRTISNNDISL; this comes from the coding sequence ATGACTGACACTCAAAAGATGGTTCGCTTAAACTTAGATTTGTCACCTGAACTAAATCAGATATTAGACGAACTAGCAAATAAAATAGGCACAAGTAAAGGTGATGTTCTGCGTCAGGCTATAATGTTAATGCAAATCATGGTTATAGCTAAAGAGGAAACCAAAAAATTAGGAGTCCCAGAAGCAAATCAATTGATAGTGAATGAAATCATCCTCTCATCTGAGCCGCAGCCAAAACCGCATCCACTAGACACATTTATGGAAAGGCTTGGCCCTTGGGAAGATGAACGTACTGCGGAGGAAATAGTGAAAGATATTTATGATAGCCGGACTATTTCTAACAATGACATTAGTCTATGA
- a CDS encoding type II toxin-antitoxin system VapC family toxin translates to MTYLLDTDTCIYWIKDINSVRTKVREIGWEQVYICSITVAELYFGAYNSQRVVENLARAEDFIQNLPVVPLTDSALKKYGELKAELRRIGQTIAEFDLLIASVALAENYTLVTNNTRHYERINELKLENWTLP, encoded by the coding sequence ATGACTTATTTACTTGATACAGATACTTGTATTTATTGGATTAAAGATATTAATTCAGTCAGAACTAAAGTTAGAGAAATAGGATGGGAGCAAGTTTATATTTGTAGCATCACAGTTGCTGAGTTATATTTTGGTGCTTATAATTCTCAACGAGTAGTGGAAAATTTAGCTCGTGCAGAAGACTTTATTCAAAACTTACCCGTCGTACCTTTAACGGATTCTGCTCTCAAAAAGTATGGTGAATTAAAGGCAGAACTCCGTAGAATAGGACAAACAATTGCCGAATTTGATTTACTAATTGCTAGTGTTGCACTTGCAGAAAATTACACTTTAGTCACAAACAATACTCGTCACTACGAACGCATCAATGAATTAAAATTGGAAAACTGGACTCTGCCTTAA
- a CDS encoding Uma2 family endonuclease — protein MTSPTLDKIISFQEQRFLLPGHYTWEEFEELEALTADAPGLRISYLDGCVEFMTLGEQHEMLKKVIAILLEAYFFDKGINFIPVGSATRRAKEKGASFEPDESYYIGQKKENPDLAIEVNITNVSIDKLEKYKRFQITEVWFWENNQLSVYHLNNDNYELITESQLLPELDISLLRNCVLMPSIIEARTEFIKEIR, from the coding sequence ATGACTTCACCAACCCTAGATAAAATCATCAGCTTTCAAGAACAGAGATTTCTTTTACCTGGACATTACACTTGGGAAGAATTTGAGGAACTTGAAGCCTTAACAGCAGATGCACCAGGTTTGCGGATATCTTATCTTGATGGGTGTGTGGAATTTATGACTCTTGGTGAACAACATGAGATGCTAAAAAAAGTAATCGCTATATTGCTGGAAGCTTACTTTTTTGACAAAGGTATAAATTTTATCCCTGTAGGTAGTGCTACTCGTCGCGCGAAAGAAAAGGGAGCTTCCTTTGAACCTGATGAATCTTATTATATAGGGCAGAAAAAAGAAAATCCTGATTTAGCAATTGAAGTAAATATTACTAATGTCAGTATAGATAAATTAGAAAAGTACAAGCGGTTTCAAATTACTGAAGTCTGGTTTTGGGAAAATAATCAGTTATCTGTATATCACCTCAATAATGATAACTATGAGCTAATTACTGAAAGTCAATTACTACCAGAACTAGATATAAGTTTGTTAAGAAATTGCGTTTTAATGCCTTCAATAATTGAAGCAAGGACAGAGTTTATCAAAGAAATTCGATAG
- a CDS encoding alkaline phosphatase has product MESHNSFRLNRRQFLLRSAITAGGIISTNFVSKSQVFAEAPAIITSDKMRPAIPYGVASGDISNDSIVIWSRSDRPAKMIVEYSTSESFKNVQRVVGPNALQNSDFTARLYLRNLPPDQQLFYRVIFQDLDYKGTYSAPVKGSFRTPPKFGRDIFFVWGGDTAGQGWGINPDFGGMKIYETMRQLNPDFFIHSGDNIYADGPIQSEVKLDDGTIWKNITTPEKSKVAETLTEFRGNYIYNLLDENIKCFNAEVPILAQWDDHETRNNWYPGQIILNDDRYTVKDVNLLAKRARQAFLEYLPIGYTTNEPDKAKIYRSFKHGPLLDIFMLDERTYRGPNSPNNQPVPSKDTEFAGKTQIQWLKRQLLSSKATWKVIASDMPLGLIVRDGSTNFEAWANGDGPALGRELELADLLRFIKNKNIQNVVWLTADVHYAAAHYYDPSKAQFTDFKPFWEFVAGPLNSGTFGPNQLENTFGPQLIFQSLPPGTKANRPPSEGLQFFGGVKIDAYTKVMTVTLRNLAGKTIYSVDLPPEK; this is encoded by the coding sequence ATGGAATCTCATAACTCATTCAGGCTAAACCGTCGCCAATTTTTGCTCCGTTCAGCGATTACGGCAGGTGGAATTATATCCACCAATTTTGTATCAAAATCACAAGTCTTTGCTGAAGCACCAGCAATTATTACCTCAGATAAAATGCGTCCTGCTATACCTTATGGCGTAGCTAGCGGAGATATTTCTAACGATAGTATTGTAATTTGGAGTCGTAGCGATCGCCCCGCCAAAATGATCGTAGAATATTCTACCAGCGAATCTTTTAAAAATGTGCAGCGAGTTGTCGGGCCCAATGCTTTACAAAATAGCGACTTTACAGCACGACTTTATCTGAGAAATCTGCCACCAGACCAACAATTATTTTATCGGGTAATCTTCCAAGACTTAGATTATAAAGGCACTTACAGCGCTCCTGTTAAAGGCTCTTTCCGAACTCCCCCCAAATTTGGACGAGATATATTCTTTGTTTGGGGTGGCGACACCGCCGGTCAGGGATGGGGAATTAATCCTGATTTTGGCGGGATGAAAATTTACGAAACCATGCGTCAACTTAACCCCGACTTTTTCATTCACTCTGGCGATAATATTTATGCCGATGGCCCCATTCAATCAGAAGTAAAGCTAGACGACGGCACAATCTGGAAAAACATCACTACACCAGAAAAATCAAAAGTAGCAGAAACTCTTACAGAATTTCGTGGCAACTATATTTACAATTTGTTGGATGAAAACATCAAGTGTTTCAACGCTGAAGTGCCAATATTGGCACAGTGGGACGACCACGAAACAAGAAACAATTGGTATCCTGGACAAATTATCCTCAACGATGACCGTTATACAGTTAAGGATGTTAACTTGCTAGCCAAAAGAGCAAGGCAAGCATTTTTGGAATATCTGCCTATTGGGTATACAACCAATGAGCCAGACAAAGCGAAAATTTATCGCTCCTTTAAGCATGGCCCATTGTTAGACATTTTCATGCTGGATGAGCGCACCTATCGGGGGCCGAATAGCCCTAATAATCAACCAGTACCAAGTAAAGATACAGAATTTGCGGGTAAAACACAAATACAATGGTTAAAAAGGCAATTGCTGTCATCAAAAGCAACATGGAAAGTGATTGCTAGTGATATGCCTCTGGGATTGATTGTTAGAGATGGTAGCACCAACTTTGAAGCTTGGGCTAATGGAGATGGCCCGGCTTTGGGAAGAGAACTGGAACTTGCAGATTTACTCAGATTTATCAAAAATAAGAATATCCAGAATGTTGTTTGGTTAACTGCTGATGTACATTATGCAGCAGCTCACTATTATGACCCCAGCAAAGCACAGTTTACAGACTTTAAGCCTTTTTGGGAGTTTGTTGCCGGGCCTCTGAACTCTGGCACATTTGGGCCAAATCAACTAGAAAATACCTTTGGTCCCCAATTGATATTTCAAAGTCTTCCTCCAGGTACAAAAGCAAATCGTCCCCCAAGTGAAGGTTTGCAATTCTTTGGAGGAGTCAAAATTGATGCTTATACAAAGGTGATGACTGTAACATTGCGTAACTTGGCTGGGAAGACTATTTACAGTGTAGATTTGCCGCCAGAAAAATAA